In Aquabacterium sp. OR-4, the DNA window GCGCCGCCCGCTGCACCGACCACTACACGCTGCGTGGCGACCCGGCCGGCGAGACCTGGCAGCCGCGCTTCACGTACCACGGCTTCCGCTATGTGCAGGTGTCGGGCTGGCCGAGCGCGCTGGACGCCGGCGACATCGACGGCATCGTGGTGCACAGCGACCTGCCCGTCACCGGCCACTTCGAGAGCCGCCAGCGCATCCTGCAAGGCCTGTGGCACAACACCTTCTGGAGCCAGCGCAGCAACTTTGTCGGCATGCCCACCGACTGCCCGCAGCGCGACGAGCGCCTGGGCTGGACAGGCGATGCGCAGGTGTTCTGGCCCACCGCGGCCTTCAACATGGACGTGCGCGGCTTCACCCGCCGCTTTCTGGCCGACCTGCGCGCCAGCCAGCGCGCCGATGGGGCCTATGCCGACACCAACCCGCCCGCGCTGCCGGCCTACGGCGCGCATGGCTGGAGCGATGCCGGCGTGGTGCTGCCGCACACCGTGTGGCAGCACTATGGCCTGCAGGCGGCCAGGCCGCTGATCGACGAGCACTGGCACTCGATGGAGCGCTGGATGGCCTGGATTGCCGAGCCCAACGGCGACGGCCTGTGGCGCGCGCGGCGCGAGGTCGACTTTGGCGACTGGCTCTCGCTGGACGCCGTGAGCCTGATGGACGAGACCACGCCCAAGCTGCTGAGCGCCACCGCCTGCTGGGGCCGCATGCTGGGCATGATGGCCGACATGGCCACGGCCACCGGCCGCCATGAGCGCGCGGCGCACTTCATGGCCTGGCGCGAGCGTGTGGCCGGGGCGTTTGCCGCCAGCTTCATCCAGCCGGACGGCCGCATCGGCAACGGCAGCCACACCGGCTACATCCTGCCGCTGGCCTTCGGCCTGGTGCCACCCGCGCTGCGGCAGGCGGCGGCCGACCAGCTTGCCGCGGCCATCCGCGCGCGCGGCACGCTGCTGAGCACCGGCTTTCTCGGCACGCCGTTCAGCCTGGATGTGCTGGCCGATCATGGCCACGGTGCGCTGGCCGTCGAGCTGCTGCTGCGCACCGAGTTTCCAAGCTGGGGCTACATGGTCGAGCGCGGCGCCACGACCATCTGGGAGCGCTGGAACGGCGACACCGGCGACCTGGCGATGAACTCCTTCAACCACTATGCGCTGGGCGCCATCACCGGCTTTCTGTACCGGCGCGTGGCCGGCCTGGCCAGCGCCGCGCCGGGCTTCGAATCACTGCTGTGCCGGCCCCTGGCCGACGCCCGCCTGGGCGAGGGCAGCGCCCGCATCGACACCGTGCATGGCCCGGTGGGTTCGCGCTGGGGTGTCGGCGCCGCCGGCGCACCGTGGTTCCAGCTCACGCTGCCCGAAGGCATGCCGGCCACCGTGCTGTGGCAGGGCCAGGCCGTGATGCTGCATCGCCCGGGCCTGCACCGGTTTGGCGCCCACGTGCTGCTCAGCCACGCGGCAGATTGATCTCGGCGCGGGCCGCGTCGCTGCGCAGGCCGGCATCGAGCAGGCGCTGCACGGCCAGCGCCTGCTGCGCCGACACCGGCGTGGCGCCCAGGCCGCGCAGCGCATCGCGAATGCCGGCGTAGTAGGCCGGGTAGCGCCCGGCCGGCAGTGGCGCTGGCCGGCCTTCGGCGGCGCCGTCCACCCACAGCGTGGCGCTGCGTGACTCGTGGCCCCAAGGGGCATGGCTGGCCGGTGTGGCGCCGCGCTTCAGGTCGGCCTCCTGCACGTCCAGGCCATGCACCTGCCAGCTGCCGGCCAGCCCGTGCAGCGCAAAGCGCGGCCGGGCCGCGGCCGCCAGCATGCTGGCACCGAGCGTCACCCGCAGGCCGGCCCAGGCGCCATCGGCCCAGCGCAGGCGGGCACTGAACCAGTCGTCCACCATGGCGCCGGGCCGCAGGCGGGCGCGGTCGAGCGCCATCGCGTCGGGCATGCCGAACAGCTGCACGGCCTGGTCCAGCAGGTGCGGGCCGAGGTCCATCCACAGGCCGGCGCCCGGCGTGTCACGCTCGCGCCAACGGTCGACGACAGTGGGGCGGTAGCGGTCGAAGTGCGAGGCCAGCTCGACCGGGCGGCCCACGCAGCCATCGGCCAGCACCTGCTGCAGGGCGATGAAGTCGCTGTCCCAGCGGCGGTTGTGGAACACGCTCAGCAGCAGCCCGCGGCTTTCGGCCAGCGCCAGCAGCTCGGCGGCCTGGCCGGCATCGAGCGCGAAGGGCTTGTCGATCACCACATGCCGCCCGGCCGCCAGCGCCTGCCGTGCCAGCGGGTGGTGGCTTGCGTTCGGGCTGGCCAGCACGACGAGATCGATGTCGTCGCGATCGATCAGCGCCGCCACGGGCAAGACCGCCACCGCCGGCCCGAGCGCGCACTGCACCTTGGCCGCGTCGCTGCTGGCCACGGCCACCAGCGCCAGGCCGGGGGTGGCCCTGATCAAGGGCGCATGGAAGGTGCTGCCCGCGTAGCCAAAGCCCACGAGGCCGACACGCAGCGCCGGCGCCAGGCCTGCGCAAGGGGTGGGGGCTGGCATGGTCGGGGTGGGCAGGCGGGGTGGGGAGGGGTGCAGTATCGGGGCCCGGGCCTGAGCTTGGCGCCTTGATCTCGCGCGCCAGGTCCAGGGTTCGCGGCGCCGTGGCCGTGCAGGCGCCTTCGACGGGTGCGTTGGCGCGTCGCCAAGGCCCGGGTGGTTTGCCCCCGCCGCCGCCGTGGCCTCAGCGTGCCGGTGCCGAGGCCACGGCGGCGGCGACCTGTGGCGCGGCCTTCGGTCTCAACGGCCACACCGTGTAGCGCGCCAGGCCGCGGTTGTTGTCGTAGAACAGGCCCGGGTTGCCGGGCGGGCCGACGGCGTCATTGACGTAGAGAAACAGCTCGCCGCTGGTGCGTGCGTCGATGCGGCTGCGCAGCACCCGGTTCAGGTCGGGCCGGGCCTGCGGCGGATCGGGCTGCAGCGCGTAGACGTCCGATCCTTCACCTGCGATGCGCGCGATCGGCGCGAAGAAGGGCAGGCGCAGCTCGCGCTTGAGCAGCCAGGCCAGGCGGTGCCTCAGCGGTGTGGTGGTCACGCCCCGCCAGTCTGCGTCCAGGCTGTCGTCGCACCAGGCACCGCCGGCGGTGCTGCCGCAGTGCTCTGGCGGCTGCGTGACCTGAAGTTCGATGCCGTAGCTGGCTCCGGCCACCAGCGTGATCCCGGTGGCGGTGCAGAGCTGGCGCGGATCGAGCAGGCCCGACGCGGGTGCCGACAGCGGGCGGCTGTCTGCGCCGCCGCGGCAGAAGTCGCCGTCGGCGTCCTGGATGGCAAAGCCCAGTGTCATTGCCAGGCACAGCGCCAGGCCGGTCAGCGCCACGCCCCACAGCGTGGGGAACAGCTTGTGCCGCAGTCCGCGCAGCAGGCCCTGGTAGTGCCGGCTGCCGCGCAGGGCGGCAATGGCCCGGCCTGCGGCGCTGCCGGGCCGGGCCGGGCGCGGTGGGTCCGTCAGGCTGATGGGCCGCAGCGCCGGCAGGCCATACCAGACCCGGCGCATCTGGTCAAAGATGGCGAGTTGCAGGCGGCCACCCAGCCACAGCAGGGCGCCGACCAACGCCACCAATGCCAGGAAGAGGTCGGGATTGGCGGCGTACCAGGTCAGTGATGGCGCCAGCATGTCGGGCAGCAGTTGCTGCAGTCCACGCACAAAGGGCGAAAGCCAGCAACTGCTGCGGGTGCAGGCAGCGCCGGCCTCGGCCAGCAGCAGCGGCAACAGCAGCAGGCTGAGCGTGGCCAGCACGGTCAGAAAGTACACGCCGCGGCGCAGCCACACCCGGTTCTGCGCCCGATCAAGGCCGCATCGGAACGACTCGGCGCCGGACATCCCTGCCCCAGCCTGGCCACCGGCCGATGGCGAGTCCAGCTCGGGCACCCAGTGGGCCGCCGGCTTCACGGTGCCGTCGAAGTCCATCACCAGGAACCCGGCCGGCAGCACGATGGGCGCGTAGCCGTCCTGTCCAGCCCGGATGCGACGCAGCACGCTGCGGTGCACCACCGGCTGCGGCGGCAGCGTGCGCGGCTTGTAGCGGTAGTAACCGGCCAGGCCGCGGCGGGAGTCGTTCATCGGCCCGTTCTCGTCAGCCAGAGCCTGCTGCAGGCTGCGCACGTCGGGCAGCAGGCGCAGGCCGGCGGCTTGCGCCTGCTCCAGCATCCAGTGCAGCGAGACATGGGCCAGGCCCTTGTCGGCATAGCCGCCGCCGACGTCAGAGTGCATGCCCGCGAACCACACCTGCTGGATGCGCGGCTCGGGCAACCACAGCTTGGGATGGAAGGTGTAGCGCTCGTCGTCCAGCGCCAGCGCATGGGCGGCCTGCATCACCCGGGGGCTCAGCCGCGCATCGGGCATCTCCAGCGGGTAGACCACGGTGTTGATGAAGGTGGCGATTTCGTCCACCGGCATGCCGTAGGCCGCCACCGTGTCCCACAGGCCGACGAAGCGGATGTTGATCATGCGCTGCTGCGCGACCGTGGCGTGGCGGCGCTGGCCACGCAGGCGGGCCCAGACATCCAGCGCGGCGTCACGCAGCGCGCGCGGGCCTTCGATCCAGTTGAGCGGCAGCTTGTAGCGCTCGCGGCGGTAGGCACGCAACGCGGCCAGGCAAAGGCGGCGAAGCTCAGCCTGGTCGCCGCGGTAAGGCATCAGGCCCTGGTGGCTGATCAGGCCGATCAGCACGCGGATCGTGAAGGCGCCGCGGCTGAAGCCGAAGGCATAGACCTGGTCGCCGTCGCGGTAGGTGCGGCACAGGGTTTCATAGAGATCCAGCACATTGCGCGCCAGGCCATAGCCCACGGCGCCGCCCAGCAGCGCCAGTGGCTTGAACGACGAGGTGCCCACGCCGTCGTCATAGAAGGCGAACTGGCGCGGCGTCTGCGGCTGGGCCGGATCTTTCAGGTCCAGCGCCTCGTAGGTGCGCCAGACATTGGTTTGCTCGAGCTTGCCGCGCGAGTTGCCCGTGCCATCGGACAGCAGGATGATGTGGCGAGGGGAGGTGCTCATGGCCGCACCCTGCGCCTGTGCGGCGGCCGGGTCAACCTCATGTTGCCGGATGCGCCGAGGCCCGGGATGGTGTGCACCGCCACGGCAACGCGGCACGGCGAATGCACCGGCTGCGCCGCGGGCGGATCCGGCGCAGCCCGGGGCCGCTGGTCAGCGCTCCACCGTCTTGTTCCAGCGTGCGTTCCAGGCCGGCCGGTTGGCGTTGATGCTGTCCCAGTCCACGGTCACGGCGGTTTTCATCCACTTGCTGATGGCGGCCACCTGGGCCACGCCTTCGCCCACCACCGGGGCCTTGGGGTTGGTGGGAATCTGTGCGCCGAACTGCAGCACGTTGGCCTGGGCCTGCGGGCTGAGCAGAAACTCGGTGAGCTTTTGCGCCAGCTCGGGCTCGCTGTTGTTGGCGATCAGGCACTGGCCCACCACCAGCACCACCGAGCCTTCCTTGGGCTGGGCGTATTCCACCGGGATGCCCTTGACCTTGAGCGCCGCCACGGCCGTGGGCGTGAGCGGAAACAGCGCGGCCTCGCCGGTCTGCACCATCTCGCTGATCTTGGCCGAGCTGGGGATGTACTCCAGCACATTGGGGCCGATGCTCTGGCTCCAGGCCTTGAAGCCGGGTTCGACGTTCTTGTCGTTGCCGCCCTGGATGCGGTTGAACATCAGGAAGCCGTGCAGGCCGAAGGTCGACGACGACAGGCTCTGGAACACCACCTTGCCCTTCAGCTTGGGGTCGGCCAGGTCCATCCACGAGCTGGGCGGCGCCCACTTCTTTTCGTCATAAAGCTTCTTGTTGTAGGCCAGTCCGGTCATGCCCAGGCTCACGCCGCTGGCCATGTCGTCCTTGAAGCGGGCCAGGGGGTACAGCTCGTTCAGCGCGGCGCTGGGCCGTTGCTTCTGGCACAGGCCCATGCCGATGGCGCGCATCATCACGCCGTCGTCCAGGAACATCACGTGCATCTGCGGCCGGTCCTTGTTGGCCTGGGCCTTGGCCAGGATGTCGCTGCTGGTGCCGGGCACCACCACCACCTTGGCGTTGTGCAACTTCTCGAAGGCCGGAAACACGTACTGGGTGTACGCCTTCTCCATGGTGCCGCCGTTCATGCCGATGTAGAGCGTGCGGGTTTGCGCGTTGGTGCCGGCGGCGGCCAGGGCCAGCAGGCCGGCGGCGGCCAGGGCCGCCAAGGGGGGGCGACGGGTCATGCTCATCTCCTTCGTTGGGCTACGGGGTCGAAACGGGTGGGGCGCCATCGCGGGCAAAGCGCTGGATCGAGAACGGCGCAATCGGCGTGCTGCTGTGGCCGGTGTGCACCAGCTCGGCCAGCACCTCGCCGGCGGCCGGGCCGATCTGGAAGCCGGCACCGGCAAAGCCGAAGCCGTGAAACAGGCCTGGCGTGGTGCTGCTGGGCCCCAGCACCGGCTGGCGGTCGGGCAGGTAGCCTTCGGTGCCGCTCCAGGTGCGCAATATCTGGGCATGGCGCAGCGGCGGCAGCAGGGCCACCGCCTGCTGCAGCAGGTGGGTGAGGGTGGGGGCCTGCACACGCGTGCGCTGCCCGTCCAGCGCCAGGCCCTGGCCGCCGCCCATCACCACCTGGCCGCTGGGGGTCTGGCGGCAGTAGATGCCGCCGCCTTCCACCCCCAGGCTCCAGGGCAGGAAGGCGGGCAGCGGCTCGCTGACCGCCATGGCCGGGTGGCCGCTGTGCATGGGCACCGGCTCGCCAAAGGCCGCGGCCAGCGCGCCGGCCCAGGCCCCGGCGGTGTTGAGCAGCACCGGTGCGCGCAGCTGCAGCGCCTGGCCGGCGCGCACATGGAACAGCTGGCCGTCGTGCTGCACCTCGTGCACCGGGTGGTGCTCGAGCACCGTGGCGCCGGCGCGTGCGGCGGCACGCGCAAAGGCGGGCGACACCAGGCGCGGGTTGGCCTGGCCGTCCTCGGGGCACAGCGATCCGCCCACGGCCACGCCGCCCAGCCAGCTGCAGCGCGCACGCACCTGGGCGGCCGACAGCAGCTGCAGGCCCAGGTCGAAGTCGCGGCTCAACTCGGCATACGACACCAGCTGCGCCATGTCGGCCGCGCTGCGCGCGATCTTGAAGTGCCCGCTGCGGCGGTACTCGCCGTCCATCCCCAGGCGCTGCGGCAGCTCGGCCCAGATCTGGTGGGCGCGCTGGGCCAGCGGCAGCTGGATCGGCAGCCGGCCCTGGCGGCGCACGCCGCCGTAATTGACGCCGCTGGAGCGCGAGCCGCACAGGTCGCGCTCCAGCAGCACCACGGCGTGGCCCAGCCCGCGCAGGGCCAGCGCGGCCGAGGCGCCGACGATGCCGCCGCCGACGATGACCACGCCGGTGTGCTGAACGCTCATGCCGGCACCCCGGGCGACGGCCGCCGGCGCAGCGGGGCCGGGGTCATGGCCGGTCCCCTGCGTCGCCGCCTCGTGGCGCCGCCGGCTGCATTGCCACCGGCTGCAGCGCCACCGGCACCGGCTTGACCGGCGCCTGGCCACGCAGCCGGCCCACGCTGTGCACCGGCTGGCCGCCGTGCTGGGCCAGCAGCTCGGCCGCCGCGGCTGCGCACAGGCGGCCCTGGCAGCGGCCCATGCCCACGCGGCACAGGGCCTTCAGGCGGTTGAGCTCGCTGGCGCCGGTGTCGCGGGCGGCCTGGCGCAGCTCGCCGGCGGTGATGGCCTCGCAGCGGCAGACCACCGTGTCGTCGCTGGCCTGCGCGGCCCATTGCTGCGGAAACGGGAACGCCTGCTCCAGCCCCTCGCGAAAGCGCGCGGCCCGGGCCAGGCGCTGGTCGAGCCAGTGCGCGCGGCTGGCGTCGACGGCCAGGCCGCGGTCGGCCAGCAGGGCCAGCGCGGCGCGCTCGCCCGCCCACTCGGCCGCGTCGGCGCCCAGGATGCCGGCACCGTCGCCGGCCAGGTACACGCCGGGCACGCTGGCGCGGCCGGCGCCATCGCGCCGCGGCAGCCAGGCCCGGTGCAGCGGCTGCCAGTCGAAGTGGCAGCCCAGCAGGTCGGCCAGCTGGGTTTCGCTGCGCAGGCCGTGGCCCAGGGCCACGCCGTCGCAGGGCGTGGTGTGCTCGTGCGTGCCATCGGTCCAGCGCACGGCGTTCACCGCGCCCGGGCCGCCGGCCTCATCGCCCAGCAGGCGCAGCACGCGCACGCCGCGCCGCACCGCCACACCGGCCGCCATCAGCCGGGCCACGAACCAGGCGCCCTTGGCCAGCACCGCAGGCTGCGAGGCCAGGCGCGGCAGGGCGGCCACCTGGTCGGCCAGGCGGGCGTGTTCGAGCACGGCGGCCACGCGCACGCCGGCCTTCAGGTACTGCCAGGCCACCAGGTACAGCAGCGGGCCGGTGCCGATGAACACCACGCGCCGGCCGATGGCGCAGCCCTGGGCCTTGAGCGCCACCTGGGCACCGCCCAGGCTGAACACGCCGGGCCGTGTCCAGCCGGGCAGCGGCAGCACCCGGTCGGTGGCGCCGGTGGCCAGCAGCAGCTGGCCGTAGGGCTGGTTGTGCGAGCGGGCGCTGGGCCCGTGCAGCAGCGCCAGCGTGCCGCCGTGGGCCGGCGGCTGCGCGTGCCACACCAGCGTGTCGGGGCGGTGATCGACCTGCGGCAGCAGCGCGGCGAGGGCAGCGTGCACGGCGCGCGCACGGCCGGCCTCGAAACCGTAGAGCGCCCGGGCCGTGCGCTCAAAACCCGGCGGCGGCTGGCGGTAGATCTGGCCGCCGCCGCGTGCGGCCTCGTCCACCAGCACCGGCCGCAGGCCGTGGGCCACCAGGGTTTGCGCGGCGCGCACGCCGGCCGGGCCGGCACCCACGATGACGGCGGGGCTCATGCCCAGCCCCCATCGGTGCGCAGGTCCATGCCGGGCGCCACCGGCGTGGTGCAGGCGCGCAGGCGCTGTCCGTCTTGCAGCTGCACCCAGCAGTCCTGGCAGGCACCCATCAGGCAGAAGCCGGCGCGCGCCGTGGCATCGCGCTCGTGCAGGCGCAGCCGGTCGCGCTGCACCAGCACGGCGGTGAGCACGGTGTCGCCGGCCAGGGCCTGCGCCGGTGCGCCGTCGATGCGCAGTTCAACCGGCGCGCGCCGGGTCTCGGCCACCCGGTGCAGCAGCGCGCGGGGCGGGGCAGGCGGCGTCGTCATGCCTTGCCCACCAGCACCCGGTCGAGGCCGTACAGGCGGTCGAGCAGCACCATGGCCAGTGCGGTGACGGCGACCATCAGCGCCGACACCGCGGCCATCAGCGGATCGATCGATTCGGTGGCGTACATGTACATGCGCACCGGCAGCGTCACGGTGCTGGGCGCGGTGACGAAGATGCTCATCGTGACCTCGTCGAAGCTGTTGATGAAGGCCAGCAGCCAGCCGCCCGAGACGCCGGGCAGGATCATCGGCAGCGTGATGCGCCGGAACACCGTGGCCGGGCTGGCGCCCAGGGCCTCGGCCGCCTGCTCGAGGCTGCGGTCAAAGCCCACCAGTGCCGCCAGCACCAGGCGCAGCACATAGGGCGTGACCACCAGCGCATGGGCCAGCACCAGCCAGGCAAAGCTGCCGGTGCCGCCCACCAGGCCGAACAGGCGCAGCAGCGCCACGCCCAGCACCAGGTGGGGCACCACCAGCGGCGACAAAAACAGGCCGTTCAGCGCGTCGCGCCCGGCAAAGCGGTGCCGCGCCAGGGCCAGCCCGGCCGGCACCGCCACCGCGGTGGCCAGCGTGGCCGAGGCCAGGGCCAGCCACAGGCTGTTCCAGAAGCTCTGCACGAAGTCAGGGTGCTCGAACACGGCCTCGAACCAGCGCAGGCTCCAGCGCGTGGTGGGCAGGCTCAGCGTGTTCTCGGGCGTGAAGGCCACGGCGCACACCACCAGCAGCGGCGCCAGCATGAAGGTGATGACCACGGCATTGAAGGCCAGGGCCAGCGGCCCGTTGCGGCGTGCGTGCGGAGTCGACATGCCCATCACCCCAAGGTGCGCCGCGTGCGGCCTTCAACCAGCCGGTTCAGGCTGACCATCACCAGCAGGTTGGCCACCAGCAGCACCAGCGCCACGGCCGCGCCCAGCGGCCAGTTGAGCTCGTGCAGGTACTCGTCGTAGACGATGGTGGCCACCATCTTGAGCCGCCGCCCGCCCAGCAGCCCGGGGATGGCGAAGCTGCTGGCCGACAGGCCGAAGACGATCAGGCTGCCCGACAGCACGCCCGGCAGGATCTGCGGCAGCACCACGCGCCGCAGCACGGTGAAGGGCGAGGCCTGCAGCGACAGCGCCGCGTTTTCCACCTGCGGGTCGAGCCGCTGCAGCGAGGTCCACACCGGGATCACCATGAACGGCAGCATCACGTGCACCAGCGCGATGATCACCGCCCACTCGGTGTACAGCAGGCGCACCGCGCCCAGGCCCAGCGCGCGCAGCGCGGTGTTCACCAGGCCCTCGGGGCCCAGCAGCATGCTCCAGCCGAAGGCCCGCACCACCACGCTGACCAGCAGCGGCGCCAGCACCACCAGCAGCAGGATCGAGCGCCAGGGCTGGGCCATGCGGCTGAGCACGATGGCCTCGGTGGTGCCCACCAGCGCGCACACCAGGGCCACCACGCCCGAGATCCAGAAGGTGCGCCAGAAGATGCCGTGGTAGTAGTCGTCCTGCGCCACCTGCAGGTAGTGCGCCAGCGTGAAGCGGTCGGCCTGCACGCCGGTGGCCACGTCGAACTGGTTGAACGACAGCACCGCGGTCAGCGCCATCGGCACCAGCAGCAGCACCGCAAACAGCAGCAGCGCCGGGCCGGTGAGCAGCCAGGGCCGCAGCGGCGGGCGGTTCATGCCAGCGCGCGCAGGGCGCTGTCAGACCAGTCCAGCCCGCAGGCCTGGCCTTCGGCCAGCGCCTCGCGCCCGTCGTTGGGCACCAGGGCCATCAGCGTGCCGGCCGGCGTGTGCACGGCATACAGCCACTGGCTGCCCAGGAAGTAGCACTCGCGCACCGTGCCGGCCAGCCGCCCGGCGCCGGCCGGCAGCAGGTGCAGCTTCTCGGGGCGCAGCAGCTGGCCTTCCAGCAGGTTGGCCTTGCCGACGAAGCCGGCAATGAAGCTGGATTGCGGGCTGTCGTAGACCGCATGCGGATGGCCGATCTGCTCGGTGCGGCCGGCGCGCATCACCACCACGCGGTCGCTGATCGACAGCGCCTCGTCCTGGTCGTGCGTGACCATCAGCGTGGTGGTGCCCAGCGTGCGCTGGATGCGCCGCAGCTCGAACTGCATCTCCTCGCGCAGGTTCGCGTCGAGGTTGCTCAGCGGCTCGTCGAGCAGCAGCACCGGCGGCTCGATCACCAGCGCACGGGCCAGGGCCACACGCTGGCGCTGGCCACCCGACAGCTCGCGCGGGTAGCGCGTGGCGTGGGCCTGCAGGTGCACCAGATCGAGCACGCGCTGCACCCGCTGCTGGCGCTCGGACGCCGGCACGCGGCGCATCTCGAGCCCGAAGCCGACATTGGCCGCCACGGTCATGTGCGGAAACAGCGCATAGCTCTGGAACACCAGCCCCAGGCCGCGTGTATTGGCCTTGGCATGGGTGATGTCGCGGCCGGCCAGCGTGATCTGCCCGCGGCTCACGGCCTCGAAGCCGGCCACCATCTGCAGCGTGGTGGTCTTGCCGCAGCCCGAGGGCCCGAGCAGCGACACGAACTCGCCCTGCTCGATGGCCAGGTTCATGTCCTGCACGGCGCAGGTGGCGCCGTAGAACTTGGACACGTCGGTGAGGGTGAGGAACGCCATCGCAACCGCCTGTTCCGACGCGCACCAGGAAGGTTCGCCCTGGATGACCAAGCCCGTCGTCGATTCACTCTAATGCAATGCCCGCGCCAGATCGCCTGAGGAATTCCATTAAATAGAATATTTCTCGAAGTTATTCGAATGAATGGAATCTGAGCGCTAAGATCAATGCATCGGATTCCACAGGATGGCGGCATGGACGAGCCCCAGATCTCCACCGGCGGCGTGGCCCGGGTCTTTGCGGTGATCCGCGCCTTGGGCGCGGTGCAGGCTGAGGGCGGCCGGGTCACCCAGCTGGCGCGCAGCGTGGGCCTGACCCACGCCACCACGCACCGTCTGCTGGCGCAGCTGCTGGCCGAGGGCCTGGTCGAGCAGGACGAGCGCAGCAAACGCTACCGCCTGGGCCTGGACTTCTTTGCGCTGGCCGCGCAGGCCGGCAACCCGGGTGATCTGCGCACGCTGGCCCGGCCGGCGCTGCTGCGCCTGTGCGGCAGCCTGGGCGACACCATCTTTCTGCTGGCCCGCAGCGGCTTTGACGCGGTGTGCCTGGACCGCGCCGAGGGCCCGTTCCCGATCCGCAGCTTCACCGGCGATGTGGGCGGGCGCATTGCGCTGGGCGTGGGCCAGGGCGCGCTGGCCATCCTGGCCTTTCTGCCCGAGGCCGAGCGCGAGGAGGTCATCCGCTTCAACCTGGCACGGGTGCGCGAGTACGGGGTCTACGACGAGGTCTACCTGCGCACCGAGATCGAGCGCACCCGTGGCCTGGGTTATGCCGGGCGCAACACCGGCCTGCTGGAAGGCATGGCCGGGGTGGCCGTGCCGGTGCTCGACCGCGAGGGCCGTGCCGTGGCCGCGCTGAGTGTGGGCACCATCAGCGACCGGCTCAACGCCGAGCGCCTGCCCACCGTGGTGGAGCTGCTGCAGCGCGAGGCGCAGGCCTTGTCGCCGCGCCTGCACCCGTTTGACGCCAGCCTGCGCCGGCCGGCGCAAAGCCTGGCCGGTGCCGGGCCCGGCGAAGGCGTGGCGGCCGGGCGCATCGTGCCGGGCGCTCAGGCCGGCCGCTGAGGCCGGCACAGCCCGCGTCGGTTCACGGGGGTACGGCGCCGCCCGATCGGTGCAAACCCGCGGTTAACATCACCGCACCCAGTGCGGTGAATACGATGCAGCCGGCCTGCCAAGGCCGTGGCTGGCACGTGTGGGCTGCCAGGCAGCATGCGGCCACACCGGTGGCCGGCACACC includes these proteins:
- a CDS encoding FAD-dependent oxidoreductase, which produces MSPAVIVGAGPAGVRAAQTLVAHGLRPVLVDEAARGGGQIYRQPPPGFERTARALYGFEAGRARAVHAALAALLPQVDHRPDTLVWHAQPPAHGGTLALLHGPSARSHNQPYGQLLLATGATDRVLPLPGWTRPGVFSLGGAQVALKAQGCAIGRRVVFIGTGPLLYLVAWQYLKAGVRVAAVLEHARLADQVAALPRLASQPAVLAKGAWFVARLMAAGVAVRRGVRVLRLLGDEAGGPGAVNAVRWTDGTHEHTTPCDGVALGHGLRSETQLADLLGCHFDWQPLHRAWLPRRDGAGRASVPGVYLAGDGAGILGADAAEWAGERAALALLADRGLAVDASRAHWLDQRLARAARFREGLEQAFPFPQQWAAQASDDTVVCRCEAITAGELRQAARDTGASELNRLKALCRVGMGRCQGRLCAAAAAELLAQHGGQPVHSVGRLRGQAPVKPVPVALQPVAMQPAAPRGGDAGDRP
- a CDS encoding (2Fe-2S)-binding protein, with translation MTTPPAPPRALLHRVAETRRAPVELRIDGAPAQALAGDTVLTAVLVQRDRLRLHERDATARAGFCLMGACQDCWVQLQDGQRLRACTTPVAPGMDLRTDGGWA
- a CDS encoding ABC transporter permease, yielding MSTPHARRNGPLALAFNAVVITFMLAPLLVVCAVAFTPENTLSLPTTRWSLRWFEAVFEHPDFVQSFWNSLWLALASATLATAVAVPAGLALARHRFAGRDALNGLFLSPLVVPHLVLGVALLRLFGLVGGTGSFAWLVLAHALVVTPYVLRLVLAALVGFDRSLEQAAEALGASPATVFRRITLPMILPGVSGGWLLAFINSFDEVTMSIFVTAPSTVTLPVRMYMYATESIDPLMAAVSALMVAVTALAMVLLDRLYGLDRVLVGKA
- a CDS encoding ABC transporter permease, producing MNRPPLRPWLLTGPALLLFAVLLLVPMALTAVLSFNQFDVATGVQADRFTLAHYLQVAQDDYYHGIFWRTFWISGVVALVCALVGTTEAIVLSRMAQPWRSILLLVVLAPLLVSVVVRAFGWSMLLGPEGLVNTALRALGLGAVRLLYTEWAVIIALVHVMLPFMVIPVWTSLQRLDPQVENAALSLQASPFTVLRRVVLPQILPGVLSGSLIVFGLSASSFAIPGLLGGRRLKMVATIVYDEYLHELNWPLGAAVALVLLVANLLVMVSLNRLVEGRTRRTLG
- a CDS encoding ABC transporter ATP-binding protein codes for the protein MAFLTLTDVSKFYGATCAVQDMNLAIEQGEFVSLLGPSGCGKTTTLQMVAGFEAVSRGQITLAGRDITHAKANTRGLGLVFQSYALFPHMTVAANVGFGLEMRRVPASERQQRVQRVLDLVHLQAHATRYPRELSGGQRQRVALARALVIEPPVLLLDEPLSNLDANLREEMQFELRRIQRTLGTTTLMVTHDQDEALSISDRVVVMRAGRTEQIGHPHAVYDSPQSSFIAGFVGKANLLEGQLLRPEKLHLLPAGAGRLAGTVRECYFLGSQWLYAVHTPAGTLMALVPNDGREALAEGQACGLDWSDSALRALA
- a CDS encoding IclR family transcriptional regulator, translated to MDEPQISTGGVARVFAVIRALGAVQAEGGRVTQLARSVGLTHATTHRLLAQLLAEGLVEQDERSKRYRLGLDFFALAAQAGNPGDLRTLARPALLRLCGSLGDTIFLLARSGFDAVCLDRAEGPFPIRSFTGDVGGRIALGVGQGALAILAFLPEAEREEVIRFNLARVREYGVYDEVYLRTEIERTRGLGYAGRNTGLLEGMAGVAVPVLDREGRAVAALSVGTISDRLNAERLPTVVELLQREAQALSPRLHPFDASLRRPAQSLAGAGPGEGVAAGRIVPGAQAGR